A single Leptolyngbya sp. 'hensonii' DNA region contains:
- a CDS encoding beta-ketoacyl-ACP synthase, whose product MPIEVVVTGIGLISALGSLQETWHNLSLGKTGIAVSRPFSELPPLPLGLIEAAPLALIPLVQMVIRAALKDAAIHPPLPDCGIVIGSSRSQQSVWEGLIQEQWHAVDHGVNPPVPSQLSLVNWLDTLPHRVAIVAAHDVGATGPVLAPMAACATGLVAIAQGFELLQTGQCQQVLVGAVEAPITPLTLTGFRQMGAMASTGSYPFDVAREGLVLGEGGAVLLLETAESAATRQASIYGRVLGFGMTADAYHISTPEPNGRGAIVAVQQCLQRSQLAPNQVQYIHAHGTATEFNDRQEARLIQHLFPADVLVSSTKGATGHTLGASGAMGAAFCLLALKEQHLPPCVGLNKAAFDLNLLTAARSALVNQVLCFSFGFGGQNVVVALGR is encoded by the coding sequence GTGCCTATTGAAGTTGTTGTAACCGGAATTGGCTTGATTTCGGCCCTGGGTTCGTTGCAGGAAACCTGGCATAACTTATCTCTGGGTAAAACAGGTATTGCCGTTTCCCGTCCGTTTTCAGAACTGCCCCCTTTGCCCTTAGGACTGATAGAGGCTGCCCCCCTTGCCCTGATTCCTTTAGTTCAGATGGTCATCAGGGCTGCCTTGAAAGATGCTGCTATACATCCTCCTCTACCAGACTGTGGGATTGTCATTGGTTCTAGCCGCAGTCAGCAATCGGTTTGGGAGGGGTTGATACAAGAACAATGGCACGCTGTTGATCACGGGGTTAATCCTCCAGTCCCGTCACAGCTATCTTTAGTGAATTGGCTGGATACCCTGCCCCATCGGGTTGCGATCGTAGCCGCCCATGATGTGGGAGCAACAGGACCAGTGCTGGCTCCAATGGCTGCCTGTGCCACAGGTCTGGTGGCGATCGCTCAGGGATTTGAGCTGTTGCAAACCGGACAGTGCCAGCAAGTTCTGGTTGGGGCAGTGGAAGCTCCCATTACCCCCCTCACCCTGACGGGCTTCCGACAGATGGGGGCGATGGCCAGCACGGGGTCCTATCCCTTTGATGTGGCCCGCGAGGGTTTGGTGCTGGGGGAAGGGGGGGCCGTGCTGCTGCTGGAAACCGCTGAATCGGCAGCCACACGTCAGGCTTCTATCTACGGGCGGGTTCTGGGATTTGGGATGACCGCAGATGCTTATCACATCAGTACGCCTGAGCCCAATGGCCGGGGGGCGATCGTGGCGGTTCAGCAGTGCCTCCAGCGCAGTCAGTTAGCGCCGAACCAGGTGCAGTACATCCATGCCCATGGCACCGCGACGGAGTTCAACGATCGCCAGGAAGCTCGATTAATTCAACATCTGTTTCCAGCGGATGTTCTGGTGAGTTCCACGAAAGGAGCTACGGGCCATACTCTGGGGGCATCGGGGGCAATGGGGGCTGCTTTCTGCTTGCTGGCTCTGAAGGAACAGCACTTGCCTCCCTGTGTGGGTTTGAATAAGGCTGCTTTTGATTTAAATCTGCTAACTGCGGCTCGATCAGCCCTGGTGAACCAGGTGTTATGTTTTAGCTTTGGATTTGGCGGTCAAAATGTGGTGGTTGCTTTGGGCCGCTAA